The following nucleotide sequence is from Candidatus Omnitrophota bacterium.
TTGGGTCCAGCCATTATGTAAGCCGTATCTCTCCATTGAAATTTCAGCTTCTTTATATTCTTCTAAAGTTATCTTCCGGGAAATCTCCTTAAATTCATTTGATTTGTAATAAGGCGTATATTGGCTCATGAGGCTTATGTAAGTTTCGGGAGAAATTTCACTTGCGATAAATTTCATAATATCTTCTGTCCCGGAAATATTATTAGGCAGGACTAAATGCCGGATAATTAATCCCCTCTCCATTATTCCATCTTGGTTAAATTTTGCAACACCTACTTGGTTGTGCATTTCTTTTATTGCTTCCTGATTATGCTTTGGATATTCTGGTGCGTTAGAATATTTAAGAGACATTTGAGGATCATGATAGCGCATGTCCGCAAGATAAATATCAATAATTCCATTAAGCGCTTTTATTGTTTTAACAGATTCATATCCGCTAGTGTTGTAAACAATCGGTAATTTTAGTCCCTTATCTATCGCAATTATGAGTGACTTTAGAATTTGTGGAAGAATATGTGTGGGGGTTACTAGATTAATGTTGTGGCAATTTAATTCTTGTAAATGGAGCATGATTTGCGCTAGGTCTTCAAAATTTGTTTCTTTTCCTTGTTCTGATTGGCTAAATTTATAATTTTGGCAATACACGCAATTCATATTGCATCCGGAAAAAAAGATTGTTCCTGAGCCATTTGTCCCTGAGATTGGCGGCTCTTCCCCGTGATGAGCCATAAAGCTGTATACTCTTGGGAAAATCCCGGTTTTACAAAATCCAGTTTCATTTTTTAAACGATTAACTTTACATTTGCGCGGGCAGATACTGCAGGATTTTAATGAGTTAAAAAGCTTGTCAGTTATATTTTGCAATAAACCGTTATCAAACGCTGATTTGGCCAGCATAAATTTCCCTTATTTGATTAAAGATATTAATGTATTCTTTTGTTCTGTAGTCTGCATAAGTCCATTTTAAAGGGATAAAAGAGCCATTCTTATAGGAGAGAGTTATTTCTGCAAAGATCCCCTTTGATAAGTAGATGCGGTGGGCATAATCTTTTGTGGTGGCTAAAACAAGCTTAGGCAGGTCAAGGTATCCGGGGTCAATATTAATTAACCGTTTGTTTTTTTCAGAGA
It contains:
- a CDS encoding radical SAM protein; the encoded protein is MLAKSAFDNGLLQNITDKLFNSLKSCSICPRKCKVNRLKNETGFCKTGIFPRVYSFMAHHGEEPPISGTNGSGTIFFSGCNMNCVYCQNYKFSQSEQGKETNFEDLAQIMLHLQELNCHNINLVTPTHILPQILKSLIIAIDKGLKLPIVYNTSGYESVKTIKALNGIIDIYLADMRYHDPQMSLKYSNAPEYPKHNQEAIKEMHNQVGVAKFNQDGIMERGLIIRHLVLPNNISGTEDIMKFIASEISPETYISLMSQYTPYYKSNEFKEISRKITLEEYKEAEISMERYGLHNGWTQDSHGLESLAGVNIKPKTLNNKKP